A segment of the Daphnia pulex isolate KAP4 chromosome 10, ASM2113471v1 genome:
CAGTTACCAAAATATACTTCATTTCCTAGTTTAAAACATGACAATGACGTTACCGTAAATATATTCTTCCTTGAAACCTCCTACCTTCGATTTAGAtgcaaaaatgtttcactATGTATTTGTAACTGATCTACGGAAAATAAACCGTGTAGATATGGTCAAATCTTTAGAAGTATATGATGGATGAGACTCGATAAAGAAACTGGATGTTATACGAGTGAATTCAAAACATTCTACGAACCGCCATAACTCTCTCTACAGAAGCGAAGTTGCAATATTCACTATATTGGCGCAAATAAGGAGATcaccataaaaataaaatgttagtGGAGTAACCGAgtaaagataatttttttttcgtaaaaaaaaatgtaaggtGCAATATTTTTCATGAACTTTGTTCATAATAACGGTAATAATCTCTGTTCAAACACTTCTAGAAAAtctattaaattaaaaatatggaattgaaatataaaaatgttggtaaactaaactaaaaaacacGAACAATGCAAGTAccccaaaataataaaatctttttaatATACCACCAAATATGAATGTTTTCCGGATAACTGTATTTGAGTAATTAAATTTAGTAATTTACTGATTTATCTGACCGTAGTCCGCCATTGCTCTTATGGCAGAAAGTTCCTCCGTTAACTTAGAATTACTTCAAATCTAAAGTCCTAATTTTTTGCTCTTGATTTCTAAAAATCAATAACGTGCTAGCGTATAGGGCTCtttcggatctgttttcttttgccgttttatctggcatcGCAGCTTGGTGCCGTTTCTTGTATCAGAAATAAATAGTATAATCTATATacttattttacaatttatcTATTAACTTGTTAAAATTACTAATACAATCACCTGAGATATGTGAATTTCAACTTTAAAGCAGTAGACTGGTAACGTACCCCCTTTTCAAAAACTGGCAGCCCTGCGCCCGACCAATTAAAACCTTTAGAATGTTTCGAAATTTTCAGACAAAATTCAGTCAAGGGGTTTTAGTCAGAAAGATTGATTTTTCAGAGATTTTTCAGAGTTCTAGACAGAGTGATCAGCATATAGTCGAAGGTTATCAAAGTAAAGTCAATCGAAGTAATAAATATCTCagatcaaaaattaaatctacGACCGGTAGTTTCAACTACGAACATTTTAATCAGAGTGATTGATTTTTGAGAGATTTTCAGAGTTCTAGACAGAGTGATCAGCAGATAGTCGAAGGTTATCAAAGTAAAGTGAATCGAAATCATAAATATCTCAGATACAAAAGTTAATCTACGACCAGTAGTTTCAACTACGAACTACGGCGTTTagttagaaaaaaatggagaactCTGTATGTAGCCACTTAAAGAAACACAGTCAAAAAGATGTAGGAATGCAATATGAATTTTGTGGTTCGATAATTGAGGATTATTATCAAGAAGTGTGAGTAGTTTTTATCAATTACTTACTTTTTTTACTTAGTTcttaattaattatattaattttagtTTGCCAGAGCAAAAAACCATCCAGAAGATCCTGGATTATGTTGGCCGAACATACACAAAATGTATCCCAATTCTGGAGACggaatcagaagaaaaagaagtcacCTCATGCAGCACGAAGGAAACTGTTGGAAATCAAGAACTTGATATAGTTCCTTCCTACGTAGTCACAATAATGACCAATGCTCAAGCAACATTTGGAGGACCTTTCTCTGAATTGGATCGGTCCCCAACCACTTCAGTGTTATGAAGTAAGTTGGCCCAACCATTTtaatcgttattattatttaaaaatttgtgttctCTCTAGGTTTTCTTTGTAAACGTTCCACTTGATGCAATGCTGGAAGAAATAATGCCTATTTTTGAAGACTGTGGACCAATATGGAATGTAAGATTAATAATGGATCCATTGTCGACCCTCAGCCGAGGTTTTGGATACGTAAATTTCACCATGATGGAAGCCGTAGCCACAACAATCGAAATGGTATAATTAATGAATCAATTTTAAA
Coding sequences within it:
- the LOC124203513 gene encoding heterogeneous nuclear ribonucleoprotein Q-like — translated: MENSVCSHLKKHSQKDVGMQYEFCGSIIEDYYQEVLPEQKTIQKILDYVGRTYTKCIPILETESEEKEVTSCSTKETVGNQELDIVPSYVVTIMTNAQATFGGPFSELDRSPTTSVFFVNVPLDAMLEEIMPIFEDCGPIWNVRLIMDPLSTLSRGFGYVNFTMMEAVATTIEMLNGLRGILNVISAETKPNWGVCLVEYDSIQSAAFAKQQLGTIKVFGSDIIVDCADPNEAKKNKVVDGAAKRKTKIDSSKIKVLHVGNISKRSSMERIKQLFGKHGPIQLVEKFADYAFVHYENRDDAAKAVEDLNGRTVDGASLTVSFK